Proteins from a genomic interval of Corynebacterium deserti GIMN1.010:
- a CDS encoding FtsK/SpoIIIE family DNA translocase has product MTARRAADTSDERTGSAFRAVGSGIGTLFGATANGLGKMTRSLGELGRRRNDDADDFDNFEDDDFEEEIATKPATRSSRRKARDPEPELELGDELEGAPRRGSAYVNEYGDGLALSLVGVAIVLGAAVWFGIGGPIGTFIADIVHLAVGAGAWILPLGLIGLAVALMLRYTPDREEQGRVSLGIGVIIVCMLALIHLFAGNPADWDGRKTAGGAIGAWIGAPLEMGFSVYLAVPILLLLLFWGALKTTGISIREFVEFISTFLGFGGFGHADDVEDDEDDDLYGHVDRELESRASGRTPSRSLPKPLPRRTTPPVSSVPPRAPFTPAPPAPPTRRPAASLDKYPADGVEPEKKPQEPRREASTSVFKKPEVTETNEFPAITDDDIAETPAADAVAASRESMRQAIIARSGKDPVQKPAQKPVQSAPPAPPVPVKAAAPVPPTAPAEVVSDGDSSYVLPSANLLIPGEPAKLHSETNDRMIEAITDVFREFNVDATVTGFSRGPTVTRYEIELGPGVKVSKITNLQSNIAYAVATENVRLLTPIPGKSAVGIEVPNSDREMVRLGDVLNAPATVENKDAMLIGLGKDIEGDFVSYSVQKMPHLLVAGSTGSGKSAFVNSLLVSLLTRARPEEVRLILVDPKMVELTPYEGIPHLITPIITQPKKAAAALQWLVEEMEQRYMDMKQSRVRHIKDFNRKIKSGEIQTPPGSQREYRAYPYIVCVVDELADLMMTAPKEIEESIVRITQKARAAGIHLVLATQRPSVDVVTGLIKTNVPSRLAFATSSLTDSRVILDQGGAEKLIGMGDALFIPQGAGKPQRIQGAFVTDEEIQAVVETAKAQREPEYTEGVTEDKAAESKKIDADIGNDLEDLLEAVELVVTSQMGSTSMLQRKLRIGFAKAGRLMDLMETRGVVGPSEGSKAREVLVKPEELETILWMLKGADPADAPKEESWNDRSDVDAGSGDDAGAPDVANSGDAPTTVVRADPSRGVF; this is encoded by the coding sequence ATGACTGCACGCCGCGCTGCTGATACTTCTGATGAGAGGACCGGCAGCGCCTTTCGTGCTGTAGGTTCTGGCATTGGAACCTTGTTTGGGGCAACTGCCAACGGTTTAGGCAAGATGACTCGATCGTTGGGGGAGCTAGGACGTCGTCGAAACGACGACGCTGATGATTTTGATAACTTTGAAGACGATGATTTCGAGGAGGAGATCGCAACGAAACCCGCGACACGATCATCGCGTCGTAAAGCTCGAGACCCCGAACCAGAATTAGAACTCGGTGATGAGCTGGAAGGCGCCCCCAGAAGGGGAAGCGCTTATGTCAACGAGTATGGAGATGGCCTAGCACTGAGCCTCGTCGGCGTTGCTATCGTGTTGGGTGCTGCGGTGTGGTTTGGCATCGGAGGACCAATTGGCACGTTCATTGCCGATATCGTTCACCTAGCCGTGGGCGCAGGCGCGTGGATCTTGCCACTTGGTCTCATTGGATTGGCTGTGGCCCTGATGCTGCGCTACACCCCGGATCGTGAAGAACAAGGCCGCGTAAGCCTCGGCATCGGGGTCATTATCGTCTGCATGCTTGCACTTATTCACTTATTTGCTGGAAATCCAGCTGATTGGGATGGCCGAAAGACGGCAGGTGGCGCTATCGGGGCGTGGATTGGTGCGCCGTTGGAGATGGGCTTCTCGGTGTACTTGGCCGTTCCCATCCTGCTGTTGCTCCTGTTTTGGGGAGCACTGAAAACCACCGGCATTAGCATTCGGGAGTTTGTTGAATTCATCAGCACATTCCTAGGCTTCGGTGGATTTGGCCACGCAGATGATGTTGAGGACGACGAAGACGATGACCTCTACGGTCACGTCGACCGAGAGTTGGAATCTCGTGCGAGTGGACGTACTCCAAGTCGGTCTTTGCCAAAGCCTCTTCCTCGTCGAACAACACCGCCCGTTTCTTCGGTGCCCCCAAGGGCGCCGTTTACTCCTGCGCCACCGGCACCACCTACACGCCGTCCAGCCGCCTCCCTTGACAAGTACCCCGCCGATGGCGTGGAGCCTGAGAAGAAACCGCAAGAACCGCGGCGGGAAGCGTCGACAAGCGTCTTTAAAAAGCCTGAGGTCACCGAGACGAATGAGTTCCCGGCGATCACCGACGATGATATTGCGGAGACTCCGGCAGCCGATGCTGTAGCTGCATCTAGGGAGAGTATGCGTCAGGCGATTATTGCGCGATCCGGTAAGGATCCAGTGCAGAAGCCGGCCCAAAAACCAGTCCAGTCTGCTCCGCCAGCTCCACCTGTCCCGGTCAAGGCAGCAGCTCCGGTTCCTCCTACTGCGCCTGCGGAGGTTGTTAGCGATGGTGATTCATCCTATGTTTTGCCAAGCGCTAATCTGCTTATCCCTGGTGAACCAGCGAAGCTGCACTCAGAGACCAACGATCGCATGATTGAAGCGATCACCGATGTCTTCCGCGAGTTCAACGTGGACGCGACGGTGACGGGATTCTCCCGCGGCCCAACAGTCACGCGATATGAGATTGAGCTGGGCCCTGGTGTGAAGGTTTCCAAGATCACCAACTTGCAGTCCAACATTGCGTATGCGGTTGCGACGGAAAATGTGCGCTTGTTGACGCCAATTCCAGGCAAGTCAGCGGTGGGTATTGAGGTGCCTAACTCCGATCGTGAGATGGTGCGCCTAGGCGATGTGCTCAACGCGCCGGCAACGGTAGAAAACAAGGACGCCATGCTTATTGGTTTGGGTAAAGACATTGAAGGCGACTTCGTGTCCTACTCCGTGCAGAAAATGCCACACTTGCTGGTCGCTGGTTCCACTGGTTCCGGTAAATCAGCATTTGTGAACTCGCTGCTGGTGTCGTTGCTCACCCGCGCACGTCCAGAGGAAGTTCGCCTGATTCTCGTTGACCCGAAGATGGTGGAACTCACGCCATATGAGGGCATCCCACATCTGATCACGCCGATCATTACTCAGCCAAAGAAGGCTGCTGCTGCCCTGCAGTGGTTGGTGGAAGAAATGGAACAGCGCTACATGGACATGAAGCAGTCCCGTGTACGCCACATCAAGGACTTCAACCGCAAGATCAAGTCTGGGGAGATTCAAACCCCTCCGGGATCCCAGAGGGAATACCGTGCATACCCCTACATCGTGTGTGTGGTCGACGAGCTCGCCGACCTCATGATGACCGCACCGAAGGAAATTGAAGAGTCCATCGTGCGCATCACCCAGAAGGCACGTGCTGCGGGCATCCACTTGGTGCTGGCAACACAGCGTCCTTCCGTCGATGTTGTTACCGGTTTGATCAAGACCAACGTTCCATCACGCCTCGCCTTTGCAACGTCCTCTTTGACTGACTCTCGAGTCATCCTGGACCAGGGTGGAGCTGAAAAACTCATCGGTATGGGCGACGCCCTGTTTATTCCTCAGGGCGCAGGTAAGCCACAGCGTATCCAAGGTGCGTTTGTCACCGATGAAGAGATTCAGGCAGTGGTGGAAACCGCCAAGGCTCAACGTGAACCTGAGTACACCGAAGGCGTGACTGAGGACAAAGCAGCGGAATCCAAGAAGATCGATGCCGACATTGGAAATGACCTTGAGGATCTGCTTGAGGCAGTTGAGCTGGTGGTGACCTCCCAGATGGGCTCTACCTCGATGCTGCAGCGCAAACTTCGCATTGGTTTTGCCAAGGCAGGTCGCCTCATGGACCTCATGGAAACTCGCGGCGTTGTCGGACCTTCCGAAGGTTCAAAGGCACGTGAAGTACTTGTGAAGCCTGAGGAACTGGAAACCATTTTGTGGATGCTGAAAGGTGCGGATCCAGCTGATGCTCCCAAGGAAGAATCCTGGAATGATCGCAGTGACGTCGACGCCGGATCTGGCGACGATGCTGGTGCTCCAGACGTAGCTAATTCTGGCGATGCGCCAACGACGGTGGTGCGTGCTGATCCATCAAGGGGGGTGTTCTGA
- the dapB gene encoding 4-hydroxy-tetrahydrodipicolinate reductase, with the protein MGIKVGVLGAKGRVGQTIVVSVNDADDLELVAEVDHGDDLSVLVDAGAEVVVDFTTPNAVMGNLEFCINNGISAVVGTTGFDDERLAQVRTWLEGKDKVGVLIAPNFAISAVLTMVFAKQAARFFESAEVIELHHPNKLDAPSGTAIHTAQGIAEARKEAGMAPQPDATEQALGGSRGADVDGIPVHAVRMTGMVAHEQVIFGTQGQTLTIKQDSYDRNSFAPGVLVGVRNIAEHPGLVVGLEHYLGL; encoded by the coding sequence ATGGGAATCAAGGTTGGCGTTTTGGGAGCCAAAGGCCGCGTTGGACAGACGATCGTTGTATCTGTAAATGACGCCGATGATCTCGAGCTCGTTGCAGAGGTTGACCACGGTGACGATCTTTCCGTGTTGGTCGATGCCGGTGCTGAGGTAGTTGTAGACTTCACCACCCCTAACGCAGTCATGGGCAATCTGGAATTCTGCATCAACAATGGCATCTCTGCAGTTGTGGGAACAACGGGCTTTGATGATGAGCGTCTCGCTCAGGTCCGCACCTGGCTTGAAGGAAAAGACAAGGTTGGTGTCTTGATTGCCCCCAATTTTGCTATCTCTGCTGTTCTCACGATGGTGTTTGCTAAGCAGGCTGCACGCTTCTTTGAGTCCGCTGAAGTTATTGAACTCCACCACCCCAATAAGCTCGATGCACCATCGGGAACCGCCATTCACACCGCTCAGGGAATCGCTGAGGCGCGCAAGGAGGCGGGCATGGCTCCTCAACCAGATGCTACTGAGCAGGCACTCGGTGGCTCCCGTGGCGCTGATGTCGACGGCATCCCTGTACACGCCGTGCGCATGACCGGCATGGTTGCACACGAGCAGGTGATCTTTGGTACGCAGGGTCAAACCTTAACTATCAAGCAGGATTCCTATGATCGCAACTCCTTTGCGCCCGGCGTGTTGGTCGGTGTGCGTAACATTGCGGAGCACCCCGGTCTCGTTGTTGGCCTCGAGCACTACTTGGGTCTTTAA
- a CDS encoding AMIN-like domain-containing (lipo)protein, producing the protein MSTLLSPTKQLLVVIASSALVLSGCSSNGNGSSASSAVVTETETAAPVTSTSQSTTNAPQPSPTTSQPTTSAASSSPSAQPLAPLGTPTRDAKMRTAEGEFDLSIRDIRVAEHSTFTRVVVELAGTGTPGWWVDWTEEPLQQASGLPVDVSGDSFLDLNIEGIGYPDQTAEPGIDFGDFSGAGLVEEANLTSIFEARAQILVGVSGPPRDYSVTLLENPTRVVVDLVD; encoded by the coding sequence ATGTCCACACTGCTTTCTCCAACCAAACAATTACTAGTTGTTATCGCATCCTCCGCCCTAGTCCTGAGCGGATGCAGCAGCAACGGCAACGGCTCCTCCGCCTCATCTGCGGTTGTGACGGAAACAGAAACCGCGGCACCTGTAACCTCAACGAGCCAATCGACAACCAATGCTCCGCAACCTTCCCCAACCACTAGCCAACCGACAACCTCGGCGGCGTCGTCAAGCCCCTCCGCCCAACCACTCGCTCCTCTCGGCACCCCCACCAGGGATGCAAAGATGCGCACTGCTGAAGGCGAGTTTGACTTGTCCATTCGAGACATCCGAGTTGCGGAACACTCAACTTTTACCCGCGTAGTAGTTGAACTCGCTGGAACAGGAACACCCGGTTGGTGGGTGGATTGGACTGAAGAGCCCCTTCAGCAAGCGTCAGGTCTTCCTGTTGATGTTTCGGGTGATTCGTTCCTTGATCTCAACATCGAAGGCATTGGATACCCCGATCAGACTGCGGAGCCGGGCATTGATTTCGGTGATTTCAGTGGCGCAGGCTTGGTTGAGGAAGCAAACCTCACCAGTATTTTTGAAGCGCGAGCCCAGATTCTTGTGGGTGTTTCTGGTCCCCCACGCGACTACTCGGTGACGTTGCTTGAAAATCCCACACGAGTTGTCGTCGACCTCGTCGATTAA
- the dapA gene encoding 4-hydroxy-tetrahydrodipicolinate synthase — protein sequence MSTGLAAKTGVEHFGTVGVAMVTPFTESGDLDIAAGRELAAHLVEKGLDSLVLAGTTGESPTTTAAEKLELLKAVREEVGDRAKLIAGVGTNNTRTSIELAQAAAGAGADGLLVVTPYYSKPSQEGLLAHFGAIAEATDVPICLYDIPGRSGIPIESDTIRRLSELPTVMAVKDAKGDLIAATSLIQETGLAWYSGDDPLNLVWLSLGGSGFISVIGHAAPQALRELYTSFEEGDLVRAREINAKLSPLVAAQGRLGGVSMAKAALRLQGINVGDPRLPIIAPNEQEIEALREDMKKAGVL from the coding sequence ATGAGCACAGGTTTAGCAGCAAAGACCGGAGTAGAGCACTTCGGCACCGTTGGCGTAGCAATGGTTACGCCATTCACGGAATCTGGAGATCTCGACATCGCAGCAGGCCGTGAGCTAGCTGCACATTTGGTGGAGAAGGGTCTGGATTCCCTGGTTCTCGCGGGCACCACTGGTGAATCTCCGACGACAACCGCTGCTGAAAAACTGGAACTGCTCAAGGCTGTCCGTGAAGAAGTGGGAGATCGTGCGAAGCTCATCGCCGGTGTTGGCACCAACAACACGCGCACTTCAATTGAGTTGGCACAGGCTGCAGCCGGTGCTGGCGCAGACGGCCTTTTAGTTGTCACCCCTTATTACTCAAAGCCGAGTCAAGAAGGGTTGCTCGCTCACTTTGGAGCAATCGCCGAGGCAACCGACGTGCCAATTTGTCTCTATGACATTCCTGGACGCTCGGGTATTCCCATTGAGTCTGATACGATTAGGCGTCTGAGTGAATTACCTACAGTTATGGCGGTTAAGGACGCCAAGGGTGATCTCATTGCAGCCACGTCTCTGATCCAAGAAACCGGCCTTGCCTGGTATTCCGGCGATGACCCTTTAAACCTTGTGTGGTTGTCCTTGGGCGGATCAGGCTTCATTTCTGTAATTGGACATGCGGCGCCACAAGCATTGCGTGAGTTGTACACAAGCTTCGAGGAAGGCGACCTCGTCCGTGCGCGGGAAATCAACGCCAAACTATCACCGCTGGTAGCTGCTCAGGGTCGCCTGGGCGGAGTCAGCATGGCAAAAGCTGCTCTGCGTTTGCAGGGCATCAACGTAGGAGATCCTCGTCTTCCCATTATTGCTCCGAATGAGCAGGAAATTGAGGCTCTCCGAGAAGACATGAAAAAAGCTGGAGTTCTATAA
- a CDS encoding ribonuclease J has product MNDSRNRGRKVTRKAGPPEAGQENHVEAPVFQAPDTSANQGSENAETTGNDNRGSSQANASGDARANNAGNGGNGGSGNGGNGNNRGRSSSNRRGGRGRRGNSNDGNGNGGSQNRQGGQGGQGGNRNNRGGGRRNVVKSMQGADLTQRLPEPPKAPNNGLRIYALGGISEIGRNMTVFEYNNRLLIVDCGVLFPSSGEPGVDLILPDFGPIEDHLHRVEALVVTHGHEDHIGAIPWLLKLRHDIPILASRFTLALIAAKCKEHRQRPKLIEVNEKSSEDRGPFNIRFWAVNHSIPDCLGLAIKTPAGLVIHTGDIKLDQTPPDGRPTDLPALSRFGDEGVDLMLCDSTNATTPGVSGSEAEVAPTLKRLIGDAKQRVILASFASNVYRVQAAVDAAVAANRKVAFNGRSMIRNMEIAEKLGYLKAPRGTIISMDDAARMAPHKVVLITTGTQGEPMAALSRMARREHRQITVRDGDLIILSSSLVPGNEEAVFGVINMLSQIGATVVTGRDAKVHTSGHGYSGELLFLYNAARPKNAMPVHGEWRHLRANKELAISTGVNCDNVVLAQNGVVVDLVNGRAQVVGQIPVGNLYVDGVTMGDIDADILADRTSLGEGGLISITSVIDNRTGRLLERPTVQTSGFSEDAKSMMTEVTELAEVTMNDLAAEGENDPYRMVQQLRRKLSRFVEQKWKRQPVIMPTVIPMTSETSHIDDDEVRASRESL; this is encoded by the coding sequence ATGAATGATTCCCGAAATCGAGGCCGGAAGGTTACCCGCAAGGCGGGTCCACCAGAGGCTGGTCAGGAAAACCACGTCGAGGCACCTGTATTCCAGGCTCCCGATACTTCCGCCAACCAGGGATCGGAAAACGCAGAAACCACCGGAAACGACAATCGGGGTTCATCCCAGGCCAACGCATCCGGCGATGCGCGCGCCAACAACGCTGGGAACGGCGGCAATGGTGGAAGTGGTAATGGCGGCAACGGTAACAACCGTGGTCGTTCCTCCAGCAACCGTCGTGGTGGCCGTGGACGTCGTGGAAATTCCAACGATGGCAACGGAAACGGCGGTAGCCAAAACCGACAGGGTGGCCAGGGCGGTCAAGGCGGCAACCGTAACAACCGCGGCGGTGGACGTCGCAATGTCGTGAAGTCAATGCAGGGTGCAGATCTCACCCAGCGCCTGCCAGAGCCACCAAAGGCTCCCAACAATGGCCTGCGTATCTATGCTCTCGGTGGCATTTCCGAAATCGGCCGAAACATGACGGTGTTCGAATACAACAACCGTCTGCTTATCGTTGACTGTGGTGTACTCTTCCCATCTTCTGGCGAGCCAGGCGTTGATCTGATTCTTCCAGACTTCGGCCCAATTGAAGATCACTTGCACCGAGTTGAAGCACTCGTTGTCACCCACGGCCACGAAGACCACATTGGTGCAATCCCATGGCTGCTGAAGCTGCGCCACGATATCCCAATTCTGGCATCCCGTTTCACCCTGGCTTTGATCGCTGCGAAGTGTAAGGAACACCGCCAGCGTCCAAAGCTTATTGAGGTCAACGAGAAGTCTTCTGAAGATCGTGGACCATTCAACATCCGCTTCTGGGCTGTTAACCACTCGATCCCTGATTGCCTTGGTCTGGCTATCAAGACCCCAGCTGGTCTTGTCATCCACACCGGCGACATCAAGCTGGATCAGACCCCTCCAGATGGTCGCCCAACTGACCTTCCTGCACTGTCTCGTTTCGGCGATGAGGGTGTTGACCTCATGCTGTGTGACTCCACCAACGCCACCACCCCTGGTGTTTCTGGATCTGAAGCTGAGGTTGCTCCAACCCTGAAGCGCCTGATCGGAGACGCTAAGCAGCGCGTTATCCTCGCATCCTTTGCATCCAACGTGTACCGCGTGCAGGCTGCTGTTGACGCAGCAGTGGCAGCAAACCGCAAGGTTGCGTTCAACGGTCGATCCATGATTCGTAACATGGAAATCGCCGAGAAGCTGGGCTACCTGAAGGCTCCTCGCGGCACCATCATCTCCATGGACGATGCTGCACGCATGGCTCCTCACAAGGTTGTGCTCATCACCACCGGTACGCAGGGCGAGCCTATGGCTGCACTGTCCCGCATGGCACGTCGTGAGCACCGCCAGATCACCGTACGCGACGGCGATCTCATTATCTTGTCCTCCTCCTTGGTTCCTGGCAATGAGGAAGCCGTCTTCGGTGTCATCAACATGTTGTCCCAGATTGGTGCCACGGTGGTCACTGGTCGTGACGCAAAGGTGCACACCTCCGGACACGGCTACTCAGGCGAGCTGCTGTTCCTCTACAATGCAGCCCGTCCAAAGAACGCGATGCCTGTTCACGGCGAGTGGCGCCACCTGCGCGCGAACAAGGAATTGGCTATCTCCACCGGTGTTAACTGCGACAACGTTGTGCTTGCACAAAACGGTGTTGTCGTTGACCTTGTCAACGGTCGCGCACAGGTTGTTGGCCAGATTCCAGTCGGTAACCTTTACGTCGACGGTGTCACCATGGGTGACATTGACGCCGACATTTTGGCTGACCGCACCTCACTCGGTGAGGGTGGCTTGATCTCCATTACCTCGGTAATTGACAACCGCACCGGCCGTCTGCTTGAGCGTCCAACTGTTCAGACCAGCGGTTTCTCCGAGGATGCGAAGTCAATGATGACGGAAGTAACCGAGCTTGCCGAGGTCACCATGAACGACCTCGCAGCCGAAGGGGAGAACGATCCATACCGCATGGTCCAGCAACTTCGCCGCAAGCTGTCCCGCTTCGTTGAGCAGAAGTGGAAGCGCCAGCCGGTTATCATGCCAACGGTTATCCCGATGACCTCGGAAACCAGCCACATCGACGACGACGAGGTTCGAGCTTCCCGCGAGTCCCTCTAA
- a CDS encoding TIGR03085 family metal-binding protein, with product MNLAQTERNALAISLLAKGPEAPTLCGDWTTKDLAAHLFVREHKPGSTVLSLLPGKQDPAEAEFSKALARPYDELVKEWQAGPKGLNPWRAFDSIANGMEHFIHHEDVLRGALKPGDDIIERPLPAAHQKELLRIIKLLAPRLVKSPRPIILQPVGLPRVVLHDKRGVADEGGDVCRIRGGVGEIVLWVSGRDVVDLSFEGNSEGVVRGSF from the coding sequence ATGAACCTTGCGCAAACTGAACGTAATGCTTTAGCCATCTCGCTATTGGCTAAAGGCCCTGAGGCTCCCACGCTGTGTGGGGATTGGACCACCAAAGATTTGGCGGCACACCTCTTTGTCCGTGAGCACAAACCAGGATCGACGGTGTTATCGTTGCTCCCCGGAAAACAAGATCCGGCCGAAGCGGAGTTCTCCAAGGCTCTCGCTCGCCCTTACGACGAACTTGTTAAGGAATGGCAGGCAGGGCCAAAGGGCCTGAATCCATGGCGTGCCTTTGACTCGATTGCGAATGGAATGGAACATTTCATCCACCACGAGGATGTCTTGCGCGGTGCCCTCAAGCCAGGCGACGATATCATCGAGCGCCCTTTGCCTGCAGCGCACCAAAAAGAGCTGTTGCGCATCATTAAGCTTCTAGCACCCAGGCTGGTGAAGTCTCCTCGTCCAATTATCTTGCAGCCAGTCGGTCTTCCACGAGTAGTTCTTCACGATAAGCGTGGCGTTGCTGATGAAGGCGGCGATGTGTGCCGAATTCGTGGTGGGGTAGGGGAAATCGTGCTGTGGGTTTCTGGTCGTGACGTGGTAGATCTTTCTTTCGAAGGCAATTCCGAGGGCGTTGTGCGAGGAAGTTTTTAG
- the thyX gene encoding FAD-dependent thymidylate synthase, which translates to MAEQVQLNVELIACSSFTPPTGVDWSTDVEGAEALIEFAGRACYETFHKPNPRTASNSAYIRHIMEVGHTALLEHATATMYVRGISRSATHELVRHRHFSFSQLSQRFVHSGEQEVVVPELINQDPQLRDLFMHAMDESRFAFNELLAALEEKLADEPNALLRKKQARQAARAVLPNATESRIVITGNFRTWRHFIGMRASEHADVEIRAVAVECLKKLKESAPTVFGDFEIETLSDGSQMATSPFVMDF; encoded by the coding sequence GTGGCCGAGCAAGTTCAATTGAATGTGGAGTTGATTGCATGTAGTTCTTTCACTCCACCTACTGGGGTTGATTGGTCAACTGATGTTGAAGGGGCGGAAGCCCTCATCGAGTTTGCCGGTCGCGCATGCTACGAAACGTTTCATAAGCCAAACCCGCGTACTGCGTCGAATAGCGCTTACATCCGCCACATTATGGAAGTAGGGCATACGGCACTGCTTGAGCATGCCACCGCCACCATGTATGTTCGCGGCATCTCCCGATCAGCAACGCATGAACTGGTTCGCCACCGCCATTTCTCGTTCTCCCAGCTTTCGCAGCGATTTGTGCACAGTGGGGAACAAGAAGTTGTCGTGCCAGAGCTTATAAATCAAGATCCACAACTGCGGGATCTGTTCATGCATGCGATGGATGAGTCCCGTTTCGCGTTCAACGAGTTGCTTGCTGCGTTGGAAGAAAAACTTGCTGATGAGCCCAACGCGTTGCTTCGAAAGAAGCAAGCACGACAGGCTGCGCGGGCAGTATTGCCAAACGCCACGGAATCCCGCATTGTCATTACCGGCAATTTCCGTACTTGGCGGCATTTCATCGGGATGCGTGCCAGTGAGCATGCGGACGTGGAAATTCGCGCTGTAGCTGTAGAATGTCTGAAGAAGCTGAAAGAATCAGCCCCCACCGTCTTCGGAGATTTTGAAATCGAGACTCTCAGTGACGGCTCGCAAATGGCCACCAGTCCATTTGTCATGGATTTTTAA